In the Topomyia yanbarensis strain Yona2022 chromosome 3, ASM3024719v1, whole genome shotgun sequence genome, one interval contains:
- the LOC131688246 gene encoding uncharacterized protein LOC131688246, translating to MAEPILDFTQTPCTTCGQISTVNEEMIACETCNSWHHFRCVGVTAAIRKERKWFCLEAACQEASYEYQKAKEGKKTTRAKKNAEESDKSSVKSDRQNVQTLEQKLKAMEEKQKRIEQELETEWRLKEKELAFKRAMEQKKIMMEKKLRAQEEEDQRFFQETRLKEKKEHIDRMKTMQQSYHDAMKSLDDELNALKVTRNPMEGGSGLSATTGIVKLSEKNISKLSNKTVVEDDEDDNEDEHLLEDISNSDGSSEFYETVGNNKVSTIFNKSEQRKGGPTKMQMSARNGITKKLPVFSGKPEEWPLFYGTYQASNEACGYSNIENLVRLQESLKGPALDLVRGQLLLPQSVPKVIAKLRQLYGRPEQLLQSHLEKVRKLEPPKSNKLASFIPFGTAVEQLCEHLEAAELTQHLVNPLLIQDLVDKLPDGDKREWVRYKRNKGEVTLRTLTDFLAEIVADACEANVNMEFLLGSKSSSGVPSARGWSKEKGVLFNHCEAESSNVKDRKTQKPCKACQRTDHRLRFCQDFKTLEHADRMEIVNRWKLCHVCLNEHGGTPCKFKIRCNVGECTGQHNPLLHPNGEVFGTSAHINTNNPVLFRMIPVKLHYGDRSITLLAFLDEGASVTLMEKQLADRLGVVGVQEKLTIKWTADITRVEKGSRRLNVWISAADSDEKLLLKTVRTVEKLMLPPQSLDAQKLSNRYEHMRNLPISSYDGRPEMLIGLNNIHSFAPVDVKVGTNVEPIAVQCKLGWTVYGPTKPDASSSGHYLGCHQEVTNEDIHELLKCQYALEESVVKVSEDSAEERRAREILERSTKRVNGHFETGLLWKSDDPRFPDSFPMAFRRLKQLEKQLAKNPELDMNVRQQIKEYQQKGYAHLATADEVSGTEPSKTWYLPLNVVLNPKKPGKVRLVWDAAATVQGVSLNSQLLKGPDMLVPLVTVITGFRERRIAFGGDLREMYHQLKIIAKDKQAQRFLFRENSTASPSIYVMDVATFGSTSSPCSAQFVKNKNAAEYAAQFPEAAEAIIHRHYVDDYFDSVDTVEEAIHRAKEVSFVHSKAGFEIRNWVSNSPEFLQSLGVQRPTQEVHFNRDKQTDNERVLGIIWDPEQDEFSFSTQQREELKAYFQGDKRPTKRIVLSSVMGFFDPLGLLSQFTIHGKIIIQHLWRSGCDWDDQISDDCWGMWKRWIGLLPKVDMIRIPRCYLGDAMLSSVDSLEVHIFSDASEHAYGCVAYLRAVINGKVRCTLAMSRSKVAPLKRQSIPRLELMAALLAARMKQTILATHSLKISRCILWTDSRTVCSWIRADQHKYKQFIAFRVGEILESTKVTDWRWIPSKLNLADVLTKWGLGPPLESDGEWFNAQAFLYQHEDQWPSQDMFVEDTDEEARGVVLFHGLIDAQASSRWMTIVRVTANVLRFITNCKRKRDGLAILTSKATENQRRLIKSEIRTTQRPFQKEEFIKAENILWKQIQFENYGDEMSALMKNMEAKPGQPLEKIKKSSCIYKLTPVIDEEGVLRMGGRMGKSKTIPFDKKYPSRKHEVTKKLIQFYHEKYGHANRETVFNELRQKFWIPNLRAAILQVMHECMWCKVKRCRPHAPIMAPLPVQRKTSCLRPFSSVGVDYLGPVEVTIGRRKEKRWVAVFTCLAVRAVHLEVIHSLTTQSCLMAIRRFACKRGMPDEIFSDNATCFKGADSEMQRIKKLIGSRCAEKISSSTTTWHFNSPGAPHMGGIWERMVRSVKEAMTGLNYGRSLTDEILTTALAEAEDMINTRPLTYVPQESAEAESLTPNHFLRGSVTSADLEIDDSVDFADALRDVYKRSQYRMWERWYKEYLPTINQRSKWFEEQRPLQTGDLVFVVDGKNRKQWIRGIVENVLKGSDGKIRQAMVRTSGGVYRRAVANLAVLEIQSGNSGNAEDNTGCYGQGYVTTAGQPENASGVSPGQCELTVDAQVVDN from the coding sequence ATGGCTGAGCCTATTCTGGATTTTACGCAAACTCCTTGCACAACTTGCGGGCAAATATCTACTGTAAATGAGGAAATGATTGCCTGCGAGACGTGCAACAGTTGGCACCATTTCCGATGCGTCGGAGTAACTGCTGCCATTAGAAAGGAGAGAAAGTGGTTTTGCCTGGAAGCCGCCTGTCAGGAAGCGTCTTATGAATACCAGAAGGCTAAAGAGGGGAAGAAAACGACCCGTGCTAAGAAGAACGCCGAAGAGTCAGACAAAAGCAGTGTCAAATCTGACCGCCAAAACGTCCAGACTCTAGAGCAAAAACTAAAGGCCATGGAAGAGAAGCAGAAGCGGATAGAGCAGGAGCTGGAAACTGAGTGGCGTCTGAAAGAGAAGGAACTTGCCTTCAAGCGGGCAATGGAGCAGAAAAAGATCATGATGGAGAAGAAACTACGCGCTCAAGAGGAAGAAGACCAGAGGTTTTTTCAGGAAACCAGGCTGAAAGAGAAGAAGGAGCATATAGATCGGATGAAAACGATGCAGCAGTCTTACCACGATGCGATGAAAAGTTTAGATGACGAGTTGAATGCACTGAAGGTAACCCGCAATCCAATGGAAGGTGGTTCAGGGTTAAGCGCAACAACGGGCATTGTAAAGCTGAGCGAGAAAAATATATCGAAGCTAAGCAACAAAACCGTCGTGGAAGATGACGAGGACGACAATGAGGACGAGCATTTGCTCGAAGACATAAGTAATTCAGACGGTAGTTCTGAATTTTATGAGACGGTCGGAAATAACAAGGTCAGTACTATCTTCAACAAGTCGGAACAAAGAAAAGGAGGTCCAACAAAAATGCAAATGTCAGCGAGAAACGGGATTACTAAGAAGCTTCCTGTGTTTTCTGGTAAGCCAGAGGAATGGCCGTTATTTTATGGAACATACCAAGCGTCCAACGAAGCATGCGGATATTCGAACATCGAAAATTTAGTGAGACTTCAAGAGAGTCTGAAGGGCCCGGCCCTCGATTTAGTTCGTGGGCAATTGCTTCTTCCTCAATCCGTACCAAAGGTCATAGCAAAGCTTCGACAATTATACGGTCGTCCAGAACAACTTCTTCAAAGCCACTTGGAAAAGGTACGGAAATTAGAACCGCCAAAATCAAACAAACTGGCTAGCTTTATTCCGTTCGGCACTGCTGTTGAACAACTTTGTGAACATTTAGAAGCGGCAGAACTTACGCAACATTTGGTGAACCCGTTGCTAATCCAAGACCTTGTAGATAAACTCCCTGATGGTGACAAGCGCGAATGGGTTCGCTACAAAAGGAACAAAGGTGAAGTTACACTGAGAACCCTAACCGATTTTCTCGCCGAAATCGTAGCGGATGCCTGCGAAGCTAATGTAAATATGGAGTTTTTACTGGGGTCCAAATCGTCAAGTGGCGTTCCGTCTGCGAGAGGATGGTCGAAGGAAAAAGGAGTGCTGTTCAACCACTGCGAAGCAGAAAGCTCGAACGTGAAGGACCGTAAGACACAAAAACCGTGTAAAGCTTGTCAACGAACGGATCACCGTTTGCGTTTTTGTCAAGATTTTAAAACCTTGGAACACGCTGACCGAATGGAGATCGTGAACCGATGGAAGCTGTGTCATGTTTGCCTCAACGAACATGGAGGCACACCGTGTAAATTTAAAATCCGCTGCAACGTTGGTGAATGCACGGGACAACACAATCCGTTATTGCACCCAAATGGAGAGGTCTTTGGAACGAGTGCGCACATAAATACGAACAACCCAGTTTTGTTTAGAATGATCCCGGTAAAATTGCACTACGGTGACCGATCAATAACTCTGCTGGCGTTCTTGGACGAAGGAGCGTCTGTCACTTTGATGGAGAAGCAGTTGGCAGATCGACTGGGAGTCGTCGGAGTTCAAGAGAAACTTACCATAAAGTGGACTGCAGATATTACGAGGGTCGAGAAGGGTTCACGGCGATTGAATGTATGGATCTCTGCTGCAGATTCTGATGAAAAGCTGCTACTGAAAACAGTACGGACAGTGGAGAAACTCATGCTACCGCCACAGTCACTCGATGCACAAAAGTTGTCTAATAGGTACGAACACATGCGTAACCTACCCATTTCCTCTTACGATGGTCGACCAGAAATGCTAATAGGGCTAAACAATATTCATTCGTTTGCCCCTGTAGATGTAAAAGTTGGTACGAATGTAGAACCGATTGCTGTGCAGTGCAAGCTGGGATGGACGGTGTATGGTCCGACAAAGCCAGATGCAAGCTCTTCGGGACATTATCTGGGTTGTCATCAAGAAGTGACCAACGAAGACATACATGAGCTGCTAAAATGCCAATATGCTTTGGAAGAATCGGTAGTAAAGGTGTCGGAAGACTCTGCAGAAGAGAGAAGAGCGCGAGAAATACTCGAACGGTCTACTAAGAGGGTTAATGGGCATTTCGAAACAGGTCTGTTGTGGAAGTCGGATGATCCGCGTTTTCCAGATAGCTTTCCAATGGCCTTTCGAAGACTGAAACAACTGGAGAAACAGTTGGCGAAAAATCCGGAGCTCGATATGAACGTCCGCCAGCAAATTAAGGAGTACCAGCAGAAAGGATATGCGCATCTGGCAACTGCGGATGAAGTTTCCGGTACCGAACCATCAAAAACTTGGTACCTTCCCCTCAACGTCGTTTTAAACCCAAAAAAACCTGGAAAAGTCCGTCTTGTTTGGGATGCAGCTGCGACAGTGCAGGGGGTTTCTCTTAACTCGCAACTTTTAAAGGGACCGGATATGCTCGTTCCATTGGTGACGGTCATCACCGGTTTTCGAGAGCGTAGGATTGCGTTTGGAGGCGACTTACGCGAGATGTACCATCAGCTGAAGATAATAGCCAAAGACAAGCAGGCTCAACGTTTCCTTTTCCGAGAGAATTCTACGGCATCACCGAGCATTTACGTGATGGACGTAGCCACATTTGGGTCGACGAGTTCACCATGTTCCGCGCAATTtgtgaaaaacaaaaatgctGCTGAATATGCAGCGCAGTTTCCTGAGGCGGCGGAGGCGATCATCCATCGCCATTATGTCGATGATTACTTTGATAGTGTCGACACTGTTGAAGAAGCTATTCATCGAGCGAAAGAAGTGAGTTTTGTTCATTCGAAGGCGGGCTTTGAGATCAGAaattgggtatcgaattctccggAATTTCTCCAAAGTCTCGGAGTACAACGACCAACGCAGGAAGTGCACTTCAACCGGGACAAACAGACCGATAACGAAAGAGTTCTAGGTATCATCTGGGATCCAGAACAAGACGAGTTCTCATTCTCAACTCAACAACGTGAAGAACTCAAGGCATATTTTCAAGGCGACAAGAGGCCAACAAAAAGAATTGTACTGAGCAGCGTGATGGGATTTTTCGACCCGTTGGGGCTGCTATCTCAATTCACCATTCACGGGAAAATTATAATTCAACATTTGTGGCGATCCGGTTGTGATTGGGATGATCAGATTAGCGATGATTGCTGGGGAATGTGGAAGCGTTGGATTGGTCTGCTGCCTAAAGTGGACATGATTCGTATTCCGCGTTGTTATCTCGGTGATGCGATGCTCTCTTCGGTCGACTCGTTGGAGGTTCACATTTTCTCCGATGCTAGTGAACACGCATATGGCTGTGTAGCATACTTGCGGGCCGTCATCAATGGAAAGGTTAGGTGTACACTGGCAATGTCCCGTTCTAAGGTCGCTCCACTAAAACGACAATCAATTCCACGCTTAGAACTAATGGCGGCACTTCTCGCTGCTCGGATGAAACAAACGATTTTAGCTACCCACAGTCTCAAAATCTCTCGTTGCATTCTGTGGACAGATTCTCGAACTGTTTGCAGTTGGATCCGAGCTGATCAACATAAATACAAACAGTTCATCGCCTTTAGAGTAGGAGAGATTCTAGAGTCGACAAAGGTAACCGACTGGCGTTGGATTccgtcaaaattaaatttggcCGACGTATTAACAAAATGGGGTCTGGGCCCACCACTCGAAAGTGATGGAGAATGGTTCAACGCCCAAGCCTTTTTATATCAGCATGAGGATCAATGGCCATCGCAGGACAtgttcgttgaagataccgacgAAGAAGCAAGAGGTGTCGTTTTATTCCACGGATTGATCGATGCTCAAGCCAGTTCGCGTTGGATGACAATAGTAAGAGTAACCGCGAATGTATTGCGTTTCATAACGAACTGTAAACGTAAGAGAGATGGTCTAGCTATACTAACCTCAAAGGCTACGGAGAACCAGAGACGACTGATCAAGTCCGAGATTCGCACAACACAACGACCATTTCAGAAAGAAGAGTTCATAAAAGCAGAAAATATTCTCTGGAAACAGATACAGTTTGAAAATTATGGCGATGAAATGAGTGCGCTGATGAAAAATATGGAAGCTAAACCAGGGCAGCCGTTAGAGAAGATTAAAAAATCAAGCTGTATCTATAAGCTAACGCCTGTGATAGATGAAGAAGGAGTACTAAGAATGGGCGGAAGAATGGGAAAATCTAAAACGATTCCCTTTGATAAAAAATATCCGTCTCGGAAGCATGAAGTAACGAAGAAGCTGATTCAGTTCTATCACGAGAAATATGGACACGCTAATCGTGAGACTGTTTTCAACGAGTTGAGGCAAAAATTCTGGATTCCTAATCTACGGGCCGCTATTCTACAAGTAATGCACGAGTGCATGTGGTGTAAAGTGAAGCGATGTCGTCCGCATGCGCCAATAATGGCTCCACTTCCGGTACAGAGGAAAACGTCGTGTTTACGCCCGTTTAGCTCCGTAGGAGTAGATTATTTGGGACCTGTTGAGGTGACAATCGGACGAAGGAAAGAGAAACGATGGGTGGCAGTTTTCACTTGTTTAGCTGTAAGAGCGGTTCATTTAGAGGTGATACACAGTCTCACAACGCAGTCTTGTTTGATGGCCATCAGGAGATTTGCTTGTAAACGTGGTATGCCGGACGAGATATTTTCAGACAATGCGACATGTTTCAAGGGAGCTGATAGTGAGATGCAAAGGATAAAGAAACTAATCGGAAGCAGATGTGCAGAAAAAATATCAAGTTCCACGACGACCTGGCACTTCAACTCTCCTGGTGCTCCTCATATGGGTGGAATCTGGGAGAGGATGGTGAGATCGGTCAAGGAGGCAATGACCGGATTGAACTACGGAAGGTCGCTGACGGATGAAATCCTGACGACAGCACTAGCGGAAGCGGAGGATATGATAAATACTCGCCCGCTAACATACGTTCCACAAGAGTCGGCAGAAGCGGAATCACTTACTCCGAATCATTTCCTGCGAGGTTCGGTGACAAGCGCAGACCTGGAAATTGATGACTCGGTGGACTTCGCGGATGCCCTAAGAGACGTTTATAAACGCTCCCAGTACCGTATGTGGGAAAGATGGTACAAAGAATATCTACCGACAATTAATCAACGTTCAAAATGGTTTGAAGAGCAACGGCCGTTGCAAACTGGCGATCTGGTGTTTGTGGTTGATGGAAAGAATCGTAAACAATGGATTAGAGGTATTGTGGAAAACGTATTGAAAGGATCCGATGGGAAGATCAGGCAGGCTATGGTGAGGACCTCGGGTGGAGTCTACAGGCGTGCCGTGGCAAATCTTGCGGTTCTCGAAATTCAAAGTGGTAACTCCGGAAATG